The Sphingobium sp. BYY-5 genome includes a window with the following:
- a CDS encoding MgtC/SapB family protein yields the protein MVNIDAIGAIGLSLALGLLIGIQRGWALRNEERGSRFAGIRTFGLLGLVGGLAGAIRAIDGDFGTVLIAAAAILILLGYAGAARHGRNISGTASLVGLLTLGCGFLATTQQEMLATIIAVVVTLVLALRTQLHGWIGRLNEVEVNAIARFALIALVILPLLPDRAYGPLDAWNPRQLWMVVVMVSGFSFAGYVASKRLGASRGTIATAGAGAMVSSTAVTAALATRLHNDAEEAPILVAGIAAASTVMLLRVLILVGILAPLALPALALLVVPATLVSALATLWYLGVAKRHPAKPSQEVTVHNPFDIMPALALMALVMVLSLVSRWVLHRFGDAGLATVLALSGMVDVDSAIITMGGLPHGTLDGQTAGLILAVPVMLNTFVKAGVTISLAGWRRGWRAALPLVASVAAGLLMLPLVLGRPLS from the coding sequence ATGGTCAATATCGATGCAATCGGGGCGATTGGGCTCTCTTTGGCGTTAGGCCTGTTAATCGGCATCCAGCGTGGATGGGCGCTGCGCAACGAAGAGAGAGGATCCCGCTTCGCGGGAATCCGGACATTCGGATTGCTCGGACTGGTGGGCGGGTTAGCCGGAGCCATTCGCGCAATTGACGGCGACTTCGGAACCGTCCTCATCGCCGCCGCGGCCATATTGATTCTGCTTGGATATGCCGGGGCAGCGCGACATGGCCGCAATATCAGCGGAACAGCGAGCCTGGTTGGGCTGCTGACCCTCGGCTGCGGGTTTCTTGCGACCACCCAGCAAGAGATGCTTGCGACGATCATCGCGGTCGTGGTGACGTTGGTACTGGCGTTGCGGACCCAGCTTCACGGCTGGATCGGACGACTGAACGAAGTCGAAGTCAACGCCATTGCCCGCTTCGCCTTGATCGCCCTGGTGATCCTGCCGCTGCTTCCGGACCGCGCCTACGGCCCCCTTGATGCCTGGAACCCGCGTCAATTGTGGATGGTCGTGGTCATGGTCTCAGGCTTTTCGTTCGCCGGTTATGTGGCGAGCAAACGGCTGGGCGCATCGCGCGGCACGATCGCGACCGCTGGTGCTGGCGCCATGGTGTCATCCACCGCCGTTACCGCAGCATTGGCTACCCGATTGCACAACGACGCAGAGGAAGCGCCCATTCTCGTCGCCGGGATCGCCGCGGCCTCGACGGTCATGCTCCTGCGCGTTCTGATCCTTGTGGGCATATTGGCGCCCCTCGCACTTCCCGCGCTCGCGCTGCTTGTCGTTCCCGCCACGCTCGTCAGCGCGTTGGCGACATTGTGGTATCTGGGCGTAGCGAAGCGGCATCCGGCCAAGCCGTCGCAGGAAGTAACCGTTCACAACCCGTTCGACATCATGCCCGCTTTGGCATTGATGGCGCTGGTGATGGTCCTGTCTCTGGTCTCGCGCTGGGTGCTGCATAGGTTCGGCGACGCGGGCCTCGCTACCGTCCTCGCGCTGTCCGGCATGGTCGATGTCGATTCCGCCATCATCACCATGGGCGGATTGCCACATGGAACGCTCGATGGTCAGACCGCCGGCCTGATATTGGCCGTCCCCGTCATGCTGAACACCTTCGTCAAGGCGGGAGTGACGATCAGTCTCGCCGGCTGGCGGCGGGGTTGGCGCGCCGCCTTGCCGCTCGTCGCCAGCGTCGCGGCGGGGCTGCTCATGCTCCCCTTGGTGCTGGGACGGCCGCTTTCGTGA
- a CDS encoding NAD(P)H-dependent oxidoreductase, with protein sequence MINRRAPKHAVIVCHPAEDSFTMSVARRYRESVEALRHDVVVRDLYRLGFDPVLKADERPTSIPYALSDDVAQELQLLSGSDVFVLVYPIWFGSPPAMIKGYIDRVLGAGFPYGAVRDRRFHPLMAGKRLVSFTSSGTTRAWLEEQGAWLSLRTLYDTYMRHAFSLEATEHIHFDAIAEGLKKMFVDQNLFQVEEAARLICSWFVHNWPVPSQPAPKIAPAI encoded by the coding sequence ATGATCAACCGCAGAGCCCCAAAGCATGCTGTGATCGTCTGCCATCCTGCCGAAGACAGTTTCACAATGTCTGTTGCCAGGCGTTACCGAGAGTCGGTCGAGGCATTGAGGCACGATGTCGTGGTGCGCGATCTCTATCGCCTCGGCTTCGATCCGGTACTGAAGGCGGACGAGCGTCCCACCTCGATCCCATACGCACTTTCAGATGATGTCGCCCAGGAACTCCAACTGCTCTCCGGTAGTGATGTCTTCGTGCTCGTTTATCCCATCTGGTTCGGTTCGCCACCGGCCATGATCAAGGGATATATCGACCGGGTGCTTGGTGCCGGCTTCCCCTACGGGGCGGTGCGCGACAGGCGTTTCCATCCCCTAATGGCCGGCAAACGCCTGGTGTCCTTTACGTCGTCGGGAACGACACGGGCCTGGCTGGAAGAACAAGGGGCCTGGCTGTCGCTCCGGACGCTCTATGACACCTATATGCGTCACGCCTTCTCGCTTGAGGCCACTGAACATATCCATTTTGACGCGATCGCCGAAGGGTTGAAGAAGATGTTCGTGGACCAGAATCTTTTTCAGGTCGAAGAAGCGGCCCGGCTCATTTGCAGCTGGTTTGTGCACAATTGGCCGGTTCCGTCCCAGCCCGCCCCAAAGATCGCGCCGGCCATCTGA
- a CDS encoding MBL fold metallo-hydrolase produces MANELTLAFHGAARTVTGSCMEFCHAGKCLLVDCGLFQGSRTLETLNHSTFAFDARHVDAVILTHAHIDHSGLLPRLVAEGFTGDIWCTEPTGALLEFMLADAGRIQEGDAARRNRRKDRADQPEIMPIYTEQDAIAAWKQTRPVGLEDWFEPVPGFRARLWNAGHILGSASLELLVDGTHILCSGDLGPPHKAFHPDPESPAGFDHVICESTYGDRKRDDMTIGERRALLEAEIKGALARGGNLIIPVFALERTQELLLDMAALLDAKRIPSVPVFVDSPLANRATSVFAKYADTLEDMDGKDIFRNTAFHFVDATAESIRLNSVSGAIIMAASGMCEAGRIRHHLKHNLFKREATILFVGFQSEGTLGRVIVEGAERVRIWGEDIVVRAQIRHIESYSAHADQDGLLAWMEARRPIGGSLFLSHGESAAIDTFRRMAQAKEIASSVLVPEIGEVYRLSPAVPATRTKTGDPQLQEVIGRDWQNSYADFATKLKRELSQIRDAKAREKAVADMRAVLESYKHTRVQHADRSRARY; encoded by the coding sequence ATGGCTAACGAACTCACGCTCGCGTTTCATGGCGCGGCACGCACGGTCACTGGATCCTGCATGGAGTTCTGCCACGCGGGAAAATGCCTTCTCGTCGACTGCGGTCTTTTCCAGGGTTCCCGGACGCTGGAGACACTCAATCACAGCACGTTCGCATTCGATGCACGACATGTCGATGCCGTTATCCTGACGCATGCTCATATTGACCATAGCGGATTGCTGCCCAGGCTCGTCGCAGAAGGTTTCACCGGTGATATCTGGTGCACCGAGCCGACAGGGGCTCTGCTCGAATTCATGCTGGCGGACGCCGGTCGCATCCAGGAGGGCGACGCCGCGCGGCGCAACCGGCGCAAGGACCGCGCCGACCAGCCCGAGATCATGCCCATCTATACCGAGCAGGACGCGATCGCCGCCTGGAAGCAGACCAGGCCAGTCGGGCTTGAAGACTGGTTCGAACCTGTCCCCGGCTTCCGGGCGCGCCTCTGGAATGCCGGGCATATCCTGGGGTCGGCTTCGCTCGAGCTTCTTGTCGACGGCACGCACATATTGTGCTCGGGCGACTTGGGGCCCCCGCACAAGGCCTTTCATCCCGATCCGGAAAGTCCGGCTGGCTTTGACCATGTCATCTGCGAATCCACCTATGGAGATCGCAAGCGCGACGATATGACCATCGGCGAACGCCGCGCTCTTCTCGAGGCCGAGATCAAGGGTGCGCTGGCGCGCGGCGGGAATCTGATCATCCCCGTATTCGCGCTCGAGCGGACGCAGGAGCTGTTGTTAGACATGGCCGCTCTGCTTGACGCGAAGCGCATCCCTTCGGTGCCCGTCTTCGTGGACTCGCCCCTCGCCAACAGAGCGACAAGCGTGTTCGCCAAATATGCAGACACGCTTGAGGATATGGATGGCAAGGACATCTTCCGAAACACGGCGTTTCACTTCGTTGACGCTACTGCCGAATCAATCCGGCTGAACAGCGTCTCGGGGGCGATTATCATGGCGGCCTCCGGCATGTGCGAGGCGGGGCGTATCCGACACCACCTGAAGCACAATCTCTTCAAGCGTGAAGCGACCATATTGTTCGTCGGCTTCCAGTCTGAGGGAACGCTGGGCCGGGTCATCGTCGAAGGCGCGGAACGGGTAAGGATCTGGGGTGAAGATATCGTGGTTCGGGCGCAGATTCGGCATATCGAAAGCTATTCCGCGCATGCCGACCAGGACGGTCTCCTCGCATGGATGGAGGCCCGTCGGCCGATCGGCGGCAGCCTGTTCCTTTCGCACGGGGAATCGGCCGCGATCGATACGTTTCGGCGCATGGCTCAAGCCAAGGAGATCGCGTCCTCGGTCCTCGTGCCCGAGATCGGCGAAGTCTATCGCCTTTCGCCGGCGGTACCAGCGACACGCACGAAAACGGGAGATCCCCAGCTTCAGGAGGTGATCGGGCGGGATTGGCAAAACAGCTATGCTGACTTCGCCACAAAGCTGAAACGGGAACTCTCGCAAATCCGGGATGCCAAGGCCCGCGAGAAGGCCGTTGCCGACATGCGCGCAGTGCTTGAGAGCTACAAACATACCCGCGTGCAGCATGCAGACCGATCACGGGCAAGATACTGA
- a CDS encoding AAA family ATPase, with the protein MAATSLDPLMTGESDVAAWLASGEAFEARSPVRRIDTHAASVFLTGDRAWKLKRPVRFNYLDFSTADRRRDILKAELRLNRRTAPTLYLAVHSVTRNARDQLAIDGDGEVVDWLLEMRRFPDDALWDDLARQGRLDDGALSKLTDRLVDFYRGAAITCTDGGAERLASVIAGNARSMAAFPDVLDTHRVDELTFDLRAQVARHACLLDARGQTGRIRHVHGDLHLANIATVDGVPTPFDCLEFDEQLATTDILYDIAFLLMDLWDRGLRHEANVVLNRYLDRSAADEDGIVLVPLFMAIRASIRAHVLAAQAAREPRDGQAAARAAEYLDLARVLTSGGPARLIAIGGLSGTGKSTLARALGGTVGTPPGARILRSDVLRKRMAGVEPETRLPASAYTALASRGVYGELVRLANKALTGGRAVIADAMFSQPAERDAITAAAEQAACRFDGIWLTISDESRVDRVRARPIDASDADASIAISQSTTHVPPPANWKILETAGETTEVVRRACGLLGLTGF; encoded by the coding sequence ATGGCGGCGACATCTCTCGATCCGCTCATGACGGGTGAATCCGATGTCGCCGCCTGGCTCGCCTCCGGCGAGGCGTTCGAGGCACGCAGCCCCGTCCGCAGGATCGACACGCATGCCGCGAGCGTATTCCTGACCGGCGACCGGGCCTGGAAGCTCAAGCGCCCCGTTCGCTTCAACTATCTCGACTTCTCCACCGCCGACCGTCGGCGGGATATACTGAAGGCAGAACTTCGCCTCAATCGCCGCACGGCGCCGACACTCTACCTGGCGGTGCATTCCGTCACCCGAAACGCCCGCGATCAACTGGCGATCGATGGGGACGGCGAGGTCGTCGATTGGCTCCTGGAAATGCGGCGCTTTCCTGACGACGCGCTCTGGGATGATCTCGCCCGGCAGGGACGGCTCGATGACGGGGCGCTGAGCAAACTGACCGACCGGCTTGTCGATTTCTATCGCGGCGCCGCCATCACGTGCACGGACGGGGGTGCCGAGCGCCTTGCCAGCGTGATCGCGGGAAACGCCCGCAGCATGGCGGCATTTCCGGACGTGCTCGATACGCACCGCGTTGATGAGCTTACGTTCGATCTCCGCGCCCAGGTCGCACGCCATGCGTGCCTCCTCGACGCGCGGGGACAGACGGGGCGGATACGCCATGTGCACGGCGATCTGCACCTCGCCAATATCGCAACCGTCGATGGCGTTCCGACACCGTTTGACTGCCTCGAATTCGACGAGCAGCTCGCGACCACGGATATACTCTACGACATCGCATTTCTGCTGATGGATCTATGGGATCGAGGGTTGCGGCACGAAGCGAACGTCGTCCTCAATCGCTATCTTGATCGCTCGGCAGCGGACGAGGACGGCATCGTGCTCGTCCCACTGTTCATGGCCATTCGAGCCTCGATTCGCGCACATGTGCTGGCCGCCCAGGCGGCGCGGGAACCGCGCGATGGTCAAGCGGCGGCGCGCGCAGCAGAATATCTTGATCTTGCGAGGGTGTTGACGAGTGGCGGCCCGGCGCGCCTGATCGCCATCGGCGGTCTGTCGGGCACCGGCAAGTCGACGCTAGCGCGTGCCCTCGGCGGGACGGTCGGCACCCCGCCGGGTGCGCGCATCCTGCGAAGCGACGTGCTGCGCAAACGGATGGCCGGGGTCGAGCCGGAGACCCGACTTCCGGCGTCAGCCTATACCGCATTGGCCAGCCGGGGCGTGTATGGGGAACTCGTCCGGCTGGCGAACAAGGCTCTGACCGGAGGACGGGCGGTCATCGCCGACGCCATGTTCAGCCAGCCGGCCGAACGCGATGCTATCACCGCCGCAGCCGAACAAGCCGCATGCCGGTTCGATGGCATATGGCTGACTATTTCGGACGAAAGTCGCGTCGACCGCGTCCGTGCACGTCCAATCGACGCTTCGGATGCGGATGCCAGTATAGCCATCTCCCAATCCACAACACATGTCCCGCCGCCTGCGAACTGGAAGATTCTCGAGACGGCCGGCGAGACCACCGAAGTCGTCAGGAGGGCCTGTGGTCTGCTGGGCCTGACAGGATTCTGA